The genomic segment GCGCGCTGGAGCCGAAACATTTTCGGCGCGCGCAGAGACAAGGGTTAGCAGTAGCGAGCTAGACGATAAGTCTTCAGCAAAAAACGGAGAAGGTAGTCATGGCGAAGGAAAAATTTGATCGCAGCAAGCCGCATGTGAACGTTGGGACGATTGGTCATATTGATCACGGCAAGACGACGTTGACGGCGGCGATCACGAAGGTGCTGTCGAAGCACAACCCGAAGAA from the Acidobacteriaceae bacterium genome contains:
- a CDS encoding GTP-binding protein produces the protein MAKEKFDRSKPHVNVGTIGHIDHGKTTLTAAITKVLSKHNPK